CGAAAGCCGGGGACTTCGAGATAAGTGGAGATGAAGGCGCGCATGCCTGTTTGACCGTGATAACGGTAGAGGTCGGCGTTGATTGTCTTCCAGAGCGACGAAGCCAAATTCCGTGTCCTCGAGCGCACGCTGCTGCGCAGTAATCCAGCACTTATCGTACCTTGAAGGGTTTGCTGGAGTGGCCTGATATGCTCAATCTTTTGTGGCATTGGAGCCGGAGGTGTTGCGGTCTAGCATCGTGGCTCGGCTATCTTAACAAGCAGACTGGTGAGCGGGGCACAGGCTTTGTCGAAGGAAGTGACATCTGGGTGGCAAATGCGGAAGCCTTTACCGAGGCTCTATTTGCTGTACCACGAGCTTCGTCCGGGAGGGAGCGAGTACTCGTACGTGACGGGAACGGACCAGTTCGAGCGGCATCTTGAGCTTTATCTGAAGGAGCGTGCAGAGAAGGCTGTGCTTTGGCCGGAGGTGACGTTTGATGATGGGCACGTCTCCAACTTTGAGTACGCTGCTCCAGCGCTTGCGGCGCGAGGCATGACTGCGCGCTTCTTCATCACGGTGGGATGGACTGGCAGGAAGGCCGGTTACATGGGGTGGGAGGAGTTGCGATCGCTGCATGAGGCAGGGCACGTGATTGGTGCGCATGGCTGGTCGCATACGTTGCTGACTCACTGTGATGAAGATGGGTTGAAGCTGGAGTTAGGCGGTGCGCGCAGAGAGTTGGAAGATAAGCTTGGCACCGCGATTACGACGATGTCACTGCCTGGCGGGCGGTATAACCGTCGTGTGCTTGGCGCTTGTGAAGAGGCTGGGTATCGAGAGATCTATACCTCGGCTCCGCAGGCGGAGGCTGTGCCGCATGGGCGGCTGGTGGGGCGATTGAATATTCGCGGAGACATGACGCTTGATTGGATATCGCGACTCTTCGAGCCAGACGGCAAGCTGCTGGGCGGGTTGGGGCGGCAGCATCGGATGAAGTCTTATGCGAAGGCGGTGCTGGGCGATGTTCTCTACGCAAAGCTATGGGCGAGGCTGAACAGGCAGGAGGCTGGCGCGGACGAGGGACAGATGCAATGAAGGTCCTGCATCTGATCAGCAGCGGCGGGATGTACGGCGCGGAGTCGGTGATTCTGAATCTCTCGCACGCGCTCAACGCTGGGCAGCATCAGAGTGTGATTGGCTCGTTTGCCAATGCTTCGAATCCGAATCTGCAACTGCATGAGCGTGCGACGGCGGAGGGGATTGAGTCGCATCTCGTTCCGTGCCAGGGGCAGATGGACCGCGCGGCGATTGCGAAGGTTCGAGAGCTTGCTGCTCAGGTTGGCGCGGATGTTATTCATGCTCACGGATACAAGGCCGATCTGTATGCGCATTTTGCTGTGAATGGGCGGGTGCCGCTGGTCTCGACCTGTCATAACTGGCTGGATGATGATCTGAAGGCGCGTCTTTATGGGGTTGCGGATCGCTTTGTGCTGCGACGGTATGGGCGGGTTGTAGCGGTCTCGGATGCGGTGCGCGACAGGTTGTTGCAGGCTGGTGTTCCTGCGGAGAAGGTGCGACAGATTCGCAATGGGATTAATCTGCACCCTTATACGGAAGCCGTGCCTTCGGTGCGGACAGAGTTGGGTGACGGGCCGATTGTGGGTGTGATTGCGCGGTTGTCTCAGGAGAAGGGTGTTGATGTTTTTCTTCGCGCGGTGCCGTCGGTTCTGGCCGAAGTGCCGGAGGCGAAGTTCGTCGTGGTTGGCGATGGGCCGGACCGGGAAAAGCTGACGGCGTTGATTGCGGAGTTGGGAATCGGCGCGAGCGTATCGATGCTGGGCAGGCGCGATGATATGCCTTCGGTGTATGCGTCGCTGGATGTGATGGTCTCGCCGTCGCGGCTGGAGGGATTGCCGATGGCGATTTTGGAAGGCATGGCGAGCGGGCGCGCGCTGGTGGCGACTGCGGTGGGAGCAGTGCCGACTGTGGTCGCGGATGATCGTACCGGAGTGCTGGTTGCTGCCGAGGATGAGCGTGCTCTGGCGAATGCGATTGTGGGCCTGCTTCGCGATCCGGTGCGGAGGCAGCGGCTTGGCGCTGCGGCGCGCAAGTTGATGGAAGATGAGTTTTCTGCTGAGCGGATGGCGGAGGATTATCTTCGCGTATATGCGGAAGCAATCGATGCGCGAGGTGTGAAGCGGTGAGCGCGCGTAAGGCGAATTCTTCTCGGCCTAGAGTCTTCATGATGGACCTGTGGGCGATTGTGCCTTACTACACGGCTTATCTGTCGAAGTCGTTGCTGGCGCGCGGAGTGGATTTGCAGGTGGGGTCGATCTCGTACTATCTCGATCCTGATTGTTTTTCTGCGCGTGGTATCAAAGTCGATCCGGGTTTGCTGAATGTCGTTGGACGCTTCCGGCTGCCTGCTTTTCTGCGTCGTGTGTTGAAGCTGGTTGAGGCGCTGGTGAACATGGCTGCGTTGACGGTGCGGTTTCTGTTTGCCCCGCCGGATGTGATTCATGTGCAGTTTCTGCCGATGTTTCGCTGGAAGCTGCCGCTGGATGTGTGGCTGCTCAGGTTCTGCCGCTGGCGTGGGTCGAAGATTGTGCTGACGGTGCACGATCTGTTGCCGCACGACACGGGCGACAAGTACAGGCAGACGTTTCATGCGCTGTATGGATTTGTGGATGGGATTATCTGTCATTCCGACCATGTCAAAAAGCGGCTTGTGGATGAGTTTGGTGTGCCGGAAGACAAGGTCTGGGTGATTCCGCATGGGCCGTTCTTCTACGATCTACCTGCGTCGGGTTCGGAGCAGGCGTTGCGCGGCTTTGAACTGGAGCCGGGAAAGATGATGGTGCTGTGGCAGGGAATCATCTTTCCGTATAAGGGGATCGATCTGCTGTTGCGCGCGTGGCAGCAGGTGGAGGTTGCGAGCGATGCGGCTTGCCTGGTGATTGCGGGGACTGGCGCGCCGGAGCTGCTGGACCAGATTCGTGCGCAGGTGGCGGAGCTTGGGCTGAAGCAGGTCAAGATGTACTTTCGCTTCATCTCGACCGAGGAGCTGGTGGCGCTGTATCGGGCTGCGGATGTTGTGGTGTATCCGTATCGCGCGATTACAACCAGCGGAGCGCTGGCGACGGGGCTGGCGTTGGGCAAGGCGATGGTGGCGAGCGATCTTGCCGTGTTTCGCGAGCTGCTGACGAACGGCGAGAATGCTCTGCTGGTCGATCCTGCGAACGCGGCGGAGCTTGCGGGCGCGCTGGAGCAACTGCTCGGAGATGCCGCGCTGCGGGAGCGGTTCGCGACGAGAGTGCGCGAGATGGACTTCGGCGACCGCTCTTGGCTTTCGATTGCCGAGAAGACGGCTGCAGTTTACGAGAGTGTTTTGTCTCGCTGACTCAACGCTTCGTCATGGTCAGGTTGTAGCTCATGGGGCGCTCAAGGACTTGTTGTATGCGCCATCCGCCTGCGTCGGCGAGCTTGCGGAAGGCTTCGAGCGTGCGTGGGACAGTTTTGATGGCGGAGGTGCCGTGCGCGGCCTGGATAACCTCGGAGTCGCGTGTGACCGTGCCGGCGATGAATGCATCGTGCGGGGTTCCGGCATGTAGCTGCTGGAGATTGGCGATGATCTCTTCGTCGGAGCCGTACTCGAAGAGTCCGCCTTCGGAAGAGATGGCGCAGGCGGATTCGTTTGCCCGGAGTGTGGAGAGAATCTCGGGCAGGCGCTCGGTCTGGGACCAGTTATAGCTGAGGTGCTGGTGCTGAACCTTCAGGCCGCAGAGT
The Edaphobacter acidisoli genome window above contains:
- a CDS encoding polysaccharide deacetylase family protein, which encodes MRKPLPRLYLLYHELRPGGSEYSYVTGTDQFERHLELYLKERAEKAVLWPEVTFDDGHVSNFEYAAPALAARGMTARFFITVGWTGRKAGYMGWEELRSLHEAGHVIGAHGWSHTLLTHCDEDGLKLELGGARRELEDKLGTAITTMSLPGGRYNRRVLGACEEAGYREIYTSAPQAEAVPHGRLVGRLNIRGDMTLDWISRLFEPDGKLLGGLGRQHRMKSYAKAVLGDVLYAKLWARLNRQEAGADEGQMQ
- a CDS encoding glycosyltransferase family 4 protein — its product is MKVLHLISSGGMYGAESVILNLSHALNAGQHQSVIGSFANASNPNLQLHERATAEGIESHLVPCQGQMDRAAIAKVRELAAQVGADVIHAHGYKADLYAHFAVNGRVPLVSTCHNWLDDDLKARLYGVADRFVLRRYGRVVAVSDAVRDRLLQAGVPAEKVRQIRNGINLHPYTEAVPSVRTELGDGPIVGVIARLSQEKGVDVFLRAVPSVLAEVPEAKFVVVGDGPDREKLTALIAELGIGASVSMLGRRDDMPSVYASLDVMVSPSRLEGLPMAILEGMASGRALVATAVGAVPTVVADDRTGVLVAAEDERALANAIVGLLRDPVRRQRLGAAARKLMEDEFSAERMAEDYLRVYAEAIDARGVKR
- a CDS encoding glycosyltransferase family 4 protein, with the protein product MMDLWAIVPYYTAYLSKSLLARGVDLQVGSISYYLDPDCFSARGIKVDPGLLNVVGRFRLPAFLRRVLKLVEALVNMAALTVRFLFAPPDVIHVQFLPMFRWKLPLDVWLLRFCRWRGSKIVLTVHDLLPHDTGDKYRQTFHALYGFVDGIICHSDHVKKRLVDEFGVPEDKVWVIPHGPFFYDLPASGSEQALRGFELEPGKMMVLWQGIIFPYKGIDLLLRAWQQVEVASDAACLVIAGTGAPELLDQIRAQVAELGLKQVKMYFRFISTEELVALYRAADVVVYPYRAITTSGALATGLALGKAMVASDLAVFRELLTNGENALLVDPANAAELAGALEQLLGDAALRERFATRVREMDFGDRSWLSIAEKTAAVYESVLSR